DNA sequence from the Tachysurus vachellii isolate PV-2020 chromosome 16, HZAU_Pvac_v1, whole genome shotgun sequence genome:
TCATGCAATCCCGCCTGTTGTAGACGTACAAAccatttgtatataattgtgtatatattattgtaaatatgacTACCACTTtgtacagtaaagaaaaaactcTCCACAAGCAGTGTGTCCTTACTGTGTACCTTACAAGCATATGGCATTACTGTTGTCAgcaatttataataattatcatACAGAACCAGTTAGTCTTCATCCATTCACAGCCACATTGGTCATCACTAGTTGCTGAACCTGAGAACTCCCTAGACTTAACTCGGGGTCGTAACAGTCTTTTACTGGTGTTTAGTTCAGAAACTAAAAGTTGATAGATTGAGCACACATTgtataataaaagtacaaattacacaaaaggaCAGATTACAGAACTGAAAGATTAGTGTTTTTTAGTTTAGTAAACAGAAAATCTgtaatttttgtgtgtgtttgttattcagAGGAAATGCAGCATGAACCCAGTCGAGCATCACAGacttaaacaattaaacaatatacacctctaatatagtgtgtgtgtgcgtgcgtgcatgagtgtgtgtgtctgtgtgtgtccgtgtgtgttagagtgtgtttgttgtgagagtgtgtgtgtgtttgtgtgtacctcagtatctccagtgtacagtgtggatccttcagtccatcagagagcagcttcactcctgaatcctgcagttcaTTGCCcctcaggtccagttctctcagactggaggattttgagctgagaactgaggacagaactctacagctttcctctgtcagattacactgaaacagactggaagagaaatgatgaagtgtttaatttatttctctgatagtgaataaaggataaaaatataaaatgaacatctgtGTACAGAAGTAAGAATGCGCATCACAGAGAAAAGGATCCTGCGATTTCTCGCCACATCACATTCTCTAGTGCCGAAAACACATGACCAATAGAGTTCAGTCATGTGTAATTCTCTGTCACATATACTGAAGCCAGTAACATGCTTGgtttctttaattctctcaaCTTTCAGATTATATACTTTAGTTGTATATAAATCTTTGTGAACTCCTGTGCAGACATGTTATTCTGTACATCTAAAACCAtgagcattatatatatatattcagtacTCTCtgttacaatatttatatacttcAAACTTTCACAAATGGGGTTTAAATAGTCTGTGTACGTTTTACTCATTTGATGTCCTATTTATGGCTATAGTAAGTTATGAGGACACAGAGATCCAGACctctgtcatttttaattattaaatggtcttatataataaactaccaaaaacaaaaaatgttgaaatgatgggtgactagagagagagagagagagagagagagagagagagagagagaattatgaaattatttaaaaacaatgctATGTGAATATATTTAGAGGATAATTAATGCTTCATGTTGTAACCTCTCACATTCTAAGCTCCTATTCAGTCTTTTATAAGACTTTACAAAATGTAACAATCTTAATTTTATTAAACTCAATAagcctttatttaataaatgttaaaaaaaaatgccttacTGATGTTTGCTAACGTATAGCTTTAATAATGTGAGAAATCTCCGCACTAGTTTGTTGGATAAAGTAATGAAATATATTCCTAGTCATGCATAAAACAGTGACTGTATGAAACTTTAGCACATACAGTGGCCGAGTGGTGTGAGGTGTTGAGTGTGTACTACTGTATGTGCAGCTTTGTCACCAGAGACCTGGGTTCATTCTCAATAAGTTATCATccttttaatattgtttataaatataatgatttAAACTCTGTTATAATTGCATAATGTTTAATGCACAACAATACTGAGGGGCAAATAGTATCTGCCACTATTTATAAGTACCAATAGCATATAACTACTATTTACACTTAATATTACCAATAAATGCTATAAAtcattaaactttaataaatataaggaATAATAAAGTTAACAAATGGTAAACTTAAATCTGTAAACAAGGCTTGATACTGTGGCTAGTGGTTTTCAAAGGGATAAATAAGACTAACTAATCCTACTTGACCAGATCTGAGCCTCGAACCAACACAGGTCCAGTATGGGAGACgggctgctctctctctctctctctctctctctctctctctctatatatatatatatatatatatatatatatatatatatatatatatatatatatatatatatatattctatagaAGTAGATTCTAGATTCTATATAAGTTCTATAGAAATAATTATTCCTCAAAATTTAaaggtgtgggtgggtgtgtgtgggtgggtgtgtgtggatatgtgtacctcagtttctccagtgtacagtgtggatccttcagtccatcagagagcagcttcactcctgaatcttGCAGTTCATTGtaactcaggtccagttctctcagactggaggattttgagctgagaactgagaacagaactctacagctttcctctgtcagattacagttacacagactgaaagagaaatgatgaaaaatcaaaacactgatctcaaacacacaaacacagccataatccagctagagttgaagatgtaacagaaatgtcagtgtgtttgtgtcacacatacaaatcagaggacaggacaccacatcagcacatttacaggagcagggacgtctttctgcactccacaatctctcagctataatttattataacaccattaggtcatgtacataacacacacatgtgagagTGAGTagcctacaaacactacactctgATCTGTGTTCAAGTTTCTACAACTTGATGTTTGGTGTGGACCTGAGTACAGGTGGAGTGCTCACATGCATCCAAACAAATCCAAACTAAAGAGAAAGATTATATAAATGATTCTTGattatgatttacattttttttaggaaatatAGATGTGTAAAAATCTATCATCTATCATAAGCAATGTAAATAAAGGATACTAGAAAGAACATTGTACTGTTTACTACAGATGTCACTGTTACTTTTTCAACACAACTTAGTGAACCCTTCTTTTCTCAACAGAGTAAATGGGATCATGTCTTTCATGCCTCCACAACTGAGAAGTGAATGTGGGGTTTTCTTCTCAAATCTGAGCACCTTCCCTGTTTACAGAGTGACATCACATCAGCACGACTGCACGcagcatcagaaataaacaaagtcaaactTCTTACCTTAAAATGAGTTTCACTGTATATACAAAAGTATTAGCTTTAGATGGGTCAGCATACAGACATATTCGtttgttaaatctaaaacactgactatacacatAGCAGGGAAATCTAACCCACCTTGTAGGTAAAAATctaacacaacaccaccactactgtgtgttacactaaagGATTTGTGTACGTAGGTGGGCTTCAGGTGGCTATAAGTGACAGGTACTTCCTgaagagtgtagtgtatattgtataatacaCAGTGTGGAACTAGCTTTGAACAGCACAACCTCCCCAAACCTAGCAAGGTATAAGTGAGACGTCCGACTCCAAGGTAGCTGTCAAAATCAAAACACATCAGTTAACTTCAACAATTTAACTGTCATTATTGTCTTTTCTTATGGAACACACTTTAGCcccagtattaaaaaaaaatgtgtcagaAACAATCATAATACACCTttcaatttattgtttttacccAGTATTAGACAAAACAAGTTAGCACCTAATTCACCTCAGTAACTCAGTTATAAAACTCAACTTAAGCTAAATACAAGACCATATCCAATACAATTAAGAAAATCCAACTCCACTCTTTCCAGTATGGTACAATTCAGTATTTTGTTCACAGTGAAATAAGTGCTCAAGTGATATTAGATCTCAGTGTCTGTAAACCTTTAGcccaatgtgtaatattttatcagtacttaatgatgaacagagaacaaaaccagTCTGTTATTAACGttgtacaacaaaaatataaattaactaCATCtgcttataaatacaaatacagttcacagcttaaaatctccaaaatccACAGAAAGATCGAAAGAACGAAACCTGACGTCTCTTCAACAATAACGGTGATAAACCTGACCGACTGTCACATGCAACCGTCTTTGTGTTCACTGTCTGCTTTCACCACATGCAGTGAACCAGACAAAAAACTGTTTCTATAATTCAACTACAACAGATTAACAAAAATCACGAtccaagaacaagaatgtgaTCGGTCATTAACAGTTTGGTGTCTTTGTTGAGCTCCAAGAAGAACAAAACaggactttttaataacagcggTCACGACACTACTCTCACCTGTGACTATTATTCATCCTCTCTTTTTTTACCTGCTTGTACACTTGATAAGCAAAGAACAAAATGAACCCATCCTCTACAAACAGATCAGTGctagagaaagaaaatattcaTCACTCATCTGAGTTAGCTTGTttctaacaaaataaaaagataaagctgaacattttcccACTTTGTCTGTCCAATGTGTCGAGGTCCaaaatgatgattgatgttttatttaccaaAAGCTCAGTCCTTGGTAAAGTTTAGGAGTATTGCAGACTGaaggagacttttgtttttccttaatattggggtaaatttttaaaaagcatttatgttttatttttattagaaagaacaaTTGAGGAAAAAAGCCATGACAGAGTGAATCTCCCCACAACACTGTCACACAGAACAAAAGATGAGGAACTTAAACATAAAGAGATACTTGAAGGACATTAGAgagttttaatatttactttttatattttctatccatattgatcccattttgtcagtcttatgtttttctcatctgtgagagttctgttaaatgtcactttcaaaataaacagaaaagaaaaagtctaaagaaatgtctttagttCTTAAATGCATGCAGTTATTTTGTATAGATGTTTTTACATCAATTTTAGAGAACACTAAATGTTTcatgattcatatataaaagctataaaatgactcatatgatgttataagattttgtccatgtggcccagacctcagttcagatataacatgttagtgtaaaaagtgaaacaatctcctgtaaaagtaccagaggtttgtttaaagatgattagagTAACTATTAACAAACATTAATCcaaacagtgcagttcagtgttacattaaaataataaaccatgcagtaatacatttataaataaaaatactcactcAGCTATTCTGGAGGCTTTGACCACTGGCAGCAGCCTCAGAAGACATTCATCTGATCGATCATATTTCCTCAAATTAAACACATCCAGCTCCTGTTCTGAGTtcaataacacaaacaccagagctgaccactgagcaggagagagacTGGTTCCTCTGAGACGACAGAAACCTCCACTGTTCAGGTAAGTTTGTACTTCCTGCACTAGTGAATtatcattcagttcattcagacagtggaacagattgatggatttctctgtagATGGATTCTCCCTGATCTTCTCCTTGATGTACtccactgtttcctgtttgctgtgagaTCTGCTTCCTGTTTGTGGCATTAAGTCTCGTAAGAGAGTCTGATTGGACTCCAGTGAGAgtcccagaaggaagcggaGGAACAGGTCCAGGTGTCCATTCTCACTCTGCAAGGCCTTGTCCACTGAACTCCTGAGGAGATCAGACAGGTTAGAGGTTTGATGTTCTGTTACATTTCTGCTGATGAAGGAGAGAAACGTGTATAAAGCAGCAAGAAACTCCTGAACACTCAGATGAACAAAGCTGAAAACCTTCCCCAGGTTAAGaccaaactcctctctgaagatctgggtacacactcctgagtacactgacacatctctgacatcaatgccacactctctcaggtcttcatcatagaagatcaggtttcctttttccagctggtggaaagccagttttcccagtgccaTGATATTCTCTCTGGTCTGCTGGGGATCAGGGTCACATTTCTGATGGTACTTTTGGTCCTTCtgtttgatctgaaagatcaggaagtgtgtgaacatctgagtcagagtcttggggatctctccaccctctgcttcacccaacattctctctagaacagtggctgaaatccagcagaagactgggatgtgacacatgatgtagaggcttcttgaagacttcaggtgtgtgatgatattATTGGCCAGtctctgatcactgatcctcttcctgaagtactcctctTTCTGAGGATCACTGAAGCCATGTACCTCTGTTACCTGGTCTACACACTCAGgagggatctgattggctgctcctgGTCGAGAGGTTatccagaggagagcagagggaagcagattccccttgatgaggttcgtcagcagcacatccactgaggctgactctgtcacatcacacaatctctcattcttctggaaatttagaggaagtcgacactcatccagaccatcaaagatcaacaccactttgtaggagtcacagtctattgattctagttttcttatttctgggGAAAAATGATGAAGAAGATTCATGAGACTGAGATTTTGCTGCTTCATCAGATTCAGCTCTCTAAAGGGAAGTGGAAACATGAAGGTGACGTCCTGATTTACTTttccttcagcccagtccagaatgaacttctgcacagagactgtttttccaattccagcaactcctttagtcagcacagttctgatggacttGTCTTTAAAGAGGTCATTACAGTTGATGGGTTTCTCCTGTGTTGCTGGTCTCCTGGACGCTGtctcaatctgtctcacctcGTGTTCATTATTGACGTCTCCACTCCatccctctgtgatgtagagctctgtgtagatctcattcagaagtGCTGAGCTTCCATGCTGTGGGATTCCTTccttaattcttttaaaattctCTCTCAGCTTGGACTTCAACTTTGGCTGATACACAGAGGTgagttctaataaacaaagtaataacaTGTTTTAATGCAAAATCACTGAGCtcaatataaaattttaatttatttcagttcctGCTGTTCATCCTGATTGATGTACTAAATATTACTGAAGGATCAGGACCATTGTACAAGGTAACCACAAGCTGGAccatgaacagaacagaaaagcagCAGATTTACATGAtactaaaattaaatttaaaactaaaagtgttcatatctaaacctttttcctctctctaaagTGAACCTGATGGAATAAAGTCATGACAGAGCTCTTACTGTTGTACAGTGTGTTAGCGAGATCTGAgtggttcatgttcttcaggacatgcagtgtgatcttcagcgctccctctctgacactgtgcagatcctcctcatcctccacctccctctcagtgcatgctgggtaatctgGACTCAGTAGCTTCCTAAACCTCTTCAGCTCATTCTTTATCAGAGTGATGACTTTGTGTTCCAGCTCCTGGgtagaaacacacaggaacagatccAAACATTATCATATTACAGTGACAGATGCTTGTAATTTACAAGTAGAAgtctgggggcacggtgacttagtggtgagcacgttcgcctcacacctccagggttgggggttcgattccctcctccaccttgtgtgtgtggagtttgcatgttctccccgtgcctcgggggtttcctccgggtactccggtttcctcgcccggtccaaagacatgcatggtaggttgattggcatctctggaaaattgtccgtagtgtgtgattgtgttagtgaatgagagtgtgtgtgtgccctgcgatgggttggcactccgtccagggtgtatcctgccttgatgcccgatgacgcctgagataggcacaggctccccgtgaccgaggtagttcggataagcggtagaaaatgaatgaatgaatgaatgaaagtagaagtctctttttattatcacatttaaaCTTAGAACTGAAATACTGATTACTCATATAACTGATTACCAATAATGCTGCTGCACATCAAAACATTACAAGGGATcacaaaacacattacacactaaaacacacacacacacatgcacacacacacacacacacacacacacacacacacacacacacacacacaccttgaatatGGATTCCAGCTGATTTTTCCTGATGTTTGATTTCTTCATTTGTggtctgtgaacaaacaaaacacatcatgTGATTATGGACGTATTGGATATATATGGATGTATTCATAgctgcacaaatcacacactaataaatacagagacagatatttaacactatcctcttaacacaatacactgatttcAGGATTTCCTAACTGACACCAACttgtttagaaacaaatgtttgaataaatgaataaaatctttatattgtcattaatgtcccaggtgtaaatgttcttctgtagcaccacagaccctccagctcagggactgcagactgaactgaactcttaaAGCAGTTTTCCTCACTCCCAGTCCgagagctgcagcactgcacagtttagtgttttactgcttcaacacctgataaagctcatgaagggcttcataatgagacgagtgagtttgatcaggtgaaacactgctgtaaaacacctcactatactgacctcacatcagtagaactctctctttcactgaaGTTAAATAGATGATCCATTGACgcgtcactcttcatggacacacagctgggttctggtgagtctgatctctttctcttcatcattctagaattacaacagaaatatcagcaataattaatactcTGCTGACTCAGCACTGTTAACTGCTtcaacacctgataaagctcatgaagggcttcataatgagacgagtgagtttgatcaggtgaaacactgctgtaaaacacctcactatactgacctcacatcagtagaactctctctttcactgaaGTTAAATAGATGATCCATTGACgcgtcactcttcatggacacacagctgggttctggtgagtctgatctctttctcttcatcattctagaattacaacagaaatatcagcaataattaatactcTGCTGACTCAGCACTGTTAACTGCTtcaacacctgataaagctcatgaagggcttcataatgagacgagtgagtttgatcaggtgaaacactgtaaaacacctcactatCCTCACTAATACTATGCTgatcatcattaaacaccaataatttcatctttttaattcagatcaAGTCTGTACACTTATTCAAACAGGAGACAGGCCTCATAAGTCAGGAATTACACTGATATCAGGAGTCCCAATCACAGCTAACTGACTAAGCTGGGTCTTAAAGCCTGTAGAGTTCACTGACACAAAGCTATGCTGCTCTTATGCTGCACATTACACAGtcctttttactcttctctcagtgaatgatttgtctaaactgttcttagatcagatcagtgatatattcactgctattaaacaccttaaagcAAAGTTGAGTTCCTGTGTTGACTAGTGAGTGTTTAGAGATACAGATGAGTTCCCATGAgacggtgtgtatttattgctggtGAATGTAAAAGTGAGTCACCTTTCgtctttctttaagtcctgttTTCCAGACACACTCATGTTGGAGGTCATGTCTCCTACTCCAGATTACAGCAGGACACACGTTTACTTCACTCCAtcggtgtgttaaattaaaccctgaatCAGCACAGAGTTCACTTACAGGAAATAGTCACGTTATCAAGTTATAAAACAACCTGTGTACATTAAAGCTTTAGTACAAACCCACAAAACTCTTCTGCATCTAGAGTcaattcagtgtgtttatatattagagctttagatactcactgtgtttttactcctgaaatcttttatttttcactcgTCACAAAATGGAGCTGCTGACTTTCGCTTTCACTACAGTTTATACTGCAGAGGGGGGGAGggcagagacacagatacacacacacacacacacacacacacacacacacacacacacacacacacacgaagtaCTCTATGCTCCAATCCAGCAGGTGGTGGAAAAGAAAATGCATCTTGTAGTTGAGTTGCCAACCGCAATTTAAACAACaggagatagacacacacacacatacacacacacacatacacacccacacacacacgctttgatgaatatgattcttttttttttttttttttattgaaatcttTTTATTGAGGAAATATCACAAACAGTCAAACAGTTTACAGGT
Encoded proteins:
- the LOC132858822 gene encoding NACHT, LRR and PYD domains-containing protein 3-like isoform X7, whose product is MTSNMSVSGKQDLKKDERMMKRKRSDSPEPSCVSMKSDASMDHLFNFSERESSTDVRMMKRKRSDSPEPSCVSMKSDASMDHLFNFSERESSTDVRPQMKKSNIRKNQLESIFKELEHKVITLIKNELKRFRKLLSPDYPACTEREVEDEEDLHSVREGALKITLHVLKNMNHSDLANTLYNKLTSVYQPKLKSKLRENFKRIKEGIPQHGSSALLNEIYTELYITEGWSGDVNNEHEVRQIETASRRPATQEKPINCNDLFKDKSIRTVLTKGVAGIGKTVSVQKFILDWAEGKVNQDVTFMFPLPFRELNLMKQQNLSLMNLLHHFSPEIRKLESIDCDSYKVVLIFDGLDECRLPLNFQKNERLCDVTESASVDVLLTNLIKGNLLPSALLWITSRPGAANQIPPECVDQVTEVHGFSDPQKEEYFRKRISDQRLANNIITHLKSSRSLYIMCHIPVFCWISATVLERMLGEAEGGEIPKTLTQMFTHFLIFQIKQKDQKYHQKCDPDPQQTRENIMALGKLAFHQLEKGNLIFYDEDLRECGIDVRDVSVYSGVCTQIFREEFGLNLGKVFSFVHLSVQEFLAALYTFLSFISRNVTEHQTSNLSDLLRSSVDKALQSENGHLDLFLRFLLGLSLESNQTLLRDLMPQTGSRSHSKQETVEYIKEKIRENPSTEKSINLFHCLNELNDNSLVQEVQTYLNSGGFCRLRGTSLSPAQWSALVFVLLNSEQELDVFNLRKYDRSDECLLRLLPVVKASRIADLRNCNLTEESCRVLFSVLSSKSSSLRELDLSYNKLQDSGVKLLSDGLKDTHCTLKKLSLCDCNLTEESCRVLSSVLSSNSSSLRELDLNNNKLQDSGVKLLSDGLKNPHCTLEKLSLWECNLTEESCRVLSLVLSSNSSSLRELDLSINLLHDSGVKLLSDGLKDPHCTLEILRMRYCSITDKGCAALASALRSNSSSHLRELDLNNNYPGESGVNLLSDLLKDPHYKLKTLHIKDNKLTTSGV